A portion of the Lysinibacillus timonensis genome contains these proteins:
- a CDS encoding branched-chain amino acid ABC transporter permease, with protein sequence MKKSKAFWSYSILALVIYAIVQIMISSGMIDAYYQNMLVTMCINIMLAVSLHIVIGITGQFSIGHAGFMAVGAYFSAIATMKLGLPFPVAILIGALVAGLAGLLVGIPSLRLKGDYLAIATLGFAEIIRIVFVNVEYVGGAAGMVVNQMSNWTYAYIGVIVTILVIANFTNSRHGRGCISVREDEIAADAMGINTTYYKVVAFAIGSAFAGVAGAIYAHNFFIIQPTTFGFLKSFDILILVVLGGLGSLSGAVIAAIFLTFVTTYLANFPETRMIIYSLVLIIVMLYRPTGLLGTKEITDVFKFGKKGGSQA encoded by the coding sequence ATGAAAAAATCTAAAGCTTTTTGGAGCTATAGTATTTTAGCGCTAGTAATCTATGCGATTGTACAAATTATGATCTCAAGCGGAATGATCGATGCATACTATCAAAATATGTTAGTTACAATGTGTATTAACATCATGCTAGCAGTTAGTTTACATATTGTCATTGGAATAACAGGACAATTCTCTATTGGCCATGCTGGATTTATGGCAGTAGGTGCTTACTTTAGTGCAATTGCAACAATGAAATTAGGTTTACCATTCCCAGTAGCAATATTAATTGGAGCATTAGTAGCAGGCCTTGCAGGATTACTAGTTGGGATTCCGTCTCTTCGTTTAAAAGGAGATTACTTAGCAATTGCAACATTAGGGTTCGCAGAAATTATTCGTATTGTTTTCGTTAACGTAGAATATGTTGGCGGAGCTGCAGGTATGGTAGTTAACCAAATGTCAAATTGGACGTATGCATATATCGGAGTTATTGTAACAATTCTTGTAATTGCAAACTTTACTAACTCGAGACATGGTCGTGGATGTATATCTGTAAGAGAAGATGAAATAGCAGCAGACGCAATGGGTATCAATACTACCTATTACAAGGTAGTTGCATTTGCCATCGGTTCAGCCTTTGCAGGTGTTGCGGGTGCTATTTATGCGCATAATTTCTTTATCATTCAACCGACTACTTTTGGCTTCTTAAAGTCATTTGATATTTTAATCTTAGTAGTATTAGGTGGTCTAGGAAGTCTTTCTGGTGCAGTTATTGCAGCGATTTTCTTAACATTTGTTACTACTTATTTAGCAAACTTCCCAGAGACACGAATGATTATTTACTCTTTAGTTTTAATCATCGTCATGTTATACCGACCAACTGGTTTACTAGGTACAAAAGAAATTACAGATGTATTCAAGTTTGGTAAAAAAGGAGGTTCACAGGCATGA
- a CDS encoding ABC transporter substrate-binding protein has product MVQTKSLKRFASIFLATSLVAGALAGCGANSSSSNGGTSTNTNEGGASSSESSSETIKIGANLELTGDVASYGSSILAGAELAIEEINAAGGIDGKQIELVKADNKSDNGEAVASALKLATQDKVHAMIGPATSGNVLATVQIANQNKIPVVTASGTAENLTVNDDGSVNEYIFRTCFIDPFQGVVAANFATNEIGAKNVAIYADNSSDYAKGLAAAFKQQIEANGGTVVAEEAYVANDVDFKSTLTNLKSANPDFIFIPGYYEEVGLIVKQARELGIDVPLMGGDGWDSPTLLELAGPDALNNTYMSNAFSAEDPEELIQDFVKAFEEKNGEKPNGFHALGYDTAYYIADAIDRADSTDGEAIKNALASTENFEGVTGSFSVDEKHNPIKSATILSYEDGKQVFNSKVNP; this is encoded by the coding sequence ATGGTACAAACAAAATCACTTAAAAGATTTGCTTCGATTTTCTTAGCAACATCTTTAGTTGCAGGTGCTTTAGCAGGTTGTGGTGCTAACTCTAGCTCTAGTAATGGAGGGACTAGCACAAACACAAATGAAGGTGGAGCATCAAGCTCAGAGTCAAGCAGTGAAACAATTAAAATTGGGGCTAACTTAGAGCTTACTGGAGATGTGGCTTCATACGGTTCATCTATCTTAGCTGGTGCAGAACTTGCAATTGAAGAAATTAATGCAGCTGGCGGTATCGATGGCAAACAAATTGAATTAGTGAAAGCTGATAACAAATCCGACAATGGTGAAGCGGTAGCATCGGCATTAAAACTTGCTACGCAAGACAAAGTACATGCGATGATTGGACCAGCTACATCAGGTAACGTATTAGCAACAGTACAAATTGCAAACCAAAACAAAATTCCAGTAGTTACAGCTTCTGGTACAGCAGAAAACTTAACAGTTAATGATGATGGCTCAGTTAATGAATATATTTTCCGTACTTGCTTCATTGACCCGTTCCAAGGGGTAGTTGCTGCTAATTTCGCTACAAATGAAATCGGTGCTAAAAATGTTGCAATCTATGCAGATAACTCATCAGACTATGCAAAAGGATTAGCTGCAGCATTTAAACAACAAATTGAAGCTAACGGTGGTACAGTTGTTGCTGAAGAAGCGTATGTAGCAAATGATGTTGACTTCAAATCTACGTTAACAAATCTTAAATCAGCAAACCCAGACTTTATCTTTATTCCTGGTTACTATGAAGAGGTAGGTCTAATTGTTAAACAAGCACGTGAATTAGGTATTGATGTACCACTTATGGGTGGTGACGGTTGGGATTCACCAACATTATTAGAATTAGCTGGACCAGATGCTTTAAATAACACATATATGTCTAACGCCTTCTCAGCTGAAGATCCAGAAGAGTTAATTCAAGACTTTGTTAAAGCATTCGAAGAAAAAAATGGAGAAAAGCCAAATGGATTCCACGCTCTTGGCTATGACACAGCATACTACATTGCTGATGCAATCGACCGTGCAGATTCTACAGATGGTGAAGCAATTAAAAACGCTCTAGCTTCGACAGAAAACTTTGAAGGAGTAACAGGATCATTCTCTGTTGACGAAAAACATAACCCAATTAAATCAGCAACAATTCTTTCATACGAAGACGGCAAGCAAGTATTCAACTCTAAAGTTAATCCTTAA
- a CDS encoding branched-chain amino acid ABC transporter permease: MEWVQQLVNGISIGSIYALIALGYTMVYGIIKLINFAHGDVFMLGAFIGFYAIARWDVGFFPALIISMVLCAIIGVIIERVAYKRLRNATRIAALITAIGVSLLIEYTVIFFRGASSEAYPEVLPNISINIFGASISSLSLLIIAVTIVLMLLLQFVVHKTKIGKAMRAVSHDADAAKLMGINVDNTISATFAIGSALAGAAGVIFGVYYTRIEPLMGVLPGLKAFIAAVLGGIGSIPGAMVGGYVLGIVETIVSAVGYSLWRDAAAFVILIIILIVKPSGIFGKNAREKV, encoded by the coding sequence ATGGAATGGGTCCAGCAACTAGTAAATGGTATTTCAATAGGAAGTATCTATGCACTTATTGCCTTAGGCTACACGATGGTATATGGAATCATTAAATTAATTAACTTTGCACACGGGGACGTATTCATGCTTGGTGCGTTTATCGGTTTCTATGCTATTGCTAGATGGGATGTTGGTTTCTTCCCAGCACTCATTATTTCCATGGTTTTATGTGCCATTATTGGTGTGATTATAGAACGAGTAGCTTATAAACGATTACGAAATGCAACTCGTATTGCAGCACTTATTACAGCGATTGGGGTTTCTTTACTAATTGAGTATACAGTTATATTCTTCCGAGGAGCTTCTTCAGAAGCATATCCTGAAGTATTACCTAATATCTCTATCAATATATTCGGTGCAAGTATAAGCAGTTTATCATTATTGATTATCGCTGTAACAATTGTCCTTATGCTTCTTTTACAATTCGTCGTTCACAAGACAAAAATTGGGAAAGCGATGCGAGCAGTTTCTCATGATGCGGACGCTGCAAAATTAATGGGTATCAATGTTGATAATACAATTTCTGCAACATTTGCAATTGGTTCGGCATTAGCTGGTGCAGCAGGTGTTATCTTCGGTGTCTATTACACGAGAATTGAACCATTGATGGGAGTTTTACCAGGATTGAAAGCCTTCATCGCTGCTGTTCTTGGTGGTATTGGTAGTATTCCAGGGGCAATGGTCGGCGGATATGTTTTAGGTATAGTTGAAACAATTGTAAGTGCGGTCGGATATTCACTATGGCGTGATGCAGCTGCCTTTGTCATTTTAATTATTATTTTAATTGTAAAACCATCGGGTATATTCGGTAAAAATGCCCGAGAGAAAGTGTAG
- a CDS encoding ABC transporter ATP-binding protein, whose amino-acid sequence MTNNLLLKTDNVGIQFGGLKAVQNVNMYLNKGELIGLIGPNGAGKTTTFNMLTGVYQPTEGTITFDGKDIKGLKPYQVTKLGVSRTFQNIRLFKDMTVLDNVKVANHQLAKHSILSSILRLPSHFKGEVEMEKQSIDFLKIFGLDKYKDELAKNLPYGMQRRLEIARALAAHPKLLLLDEPAAGMNPQETHDLMELIAFIRKEFDLTILLIEHDMHLVMGICERIYVLDHGQLIADGTPDEIRNNPKVIEAYLGEEVVE is encoded by the coding sequence ATGACAAACAACCTTCTTTTAAAAACGGATAATGTTGGTATTCAATTTGGTGGGTTAAAAGCGGTTCAAAATGTGAACATGTATTTAAACAAAGGTGAACTAATTGGATTAATTGGTCCAAACGGTGCTGGAAAAACGACAACATTCAACATGTTAACAGGTGTATACCAGCCGACTGAAGGAACAATTACATTTGACGGAAAAGATATAAAGGGCTTAAAACCATACCAGGTTACAAAATTGGGTGTTAGTCGTACGTTCCAAAACATCCGCCTATTTAAAGATATGACGGTTTTAGATAATGTTAAGGTAGCGAATCATCAGCTCGCGAAACATTCCATTCTTTCTTCAATTTTGCGTTTGCCAAGTCATTTTAAAGGCGAAGTTGAAATGGAAAAGCAATCAATTGATTTCCTAAAGATTTTTGGCTTGGATAAGTATAAGGACGAGCTAGCTAAAAATTTACCATATGGGATGCAACGTCGTTTGGAAATAGCGCGTGCACTTGCTGCCCATCCTAAATTATTATTGCTTGATGAACCTGCAGCCGGGATGAATCCTCAAGAAACACATGACTTAATGGAGTTAATTGCCTTTATTCGAAAGGAATTTGATTTAACTATTCTTTTAATTGAACATGATATGCATTTAGTAATGGGAATTTGTGAGAGAATTTATGTGCTTGACCATGGTCAATTAATTGCAGACGGAACACCAGATGAGATTCGAAATAATCCAAAAGTAATTGAAGCTTACCTTGGTGAGGAGGTTGTTGAGTAA